Genomic DNA from Perca flavescens isolate YP-PL-M2 chromosome 14, PFLA_1.0, whole genome shotgun sequence:
AATATAATGGTTGATAgtagtaatgtgtttgtgtgtgtgcatgtttatccGTGAGATAAGGAGGGGGACACAAGACGTTTGGGTCTAATCACACCGCAAGCGTGGCATGTGTATTCTGTCTGTGTTATGTGGCTACTGCGTTGTGTTTTATATGTGCATTCATACCAGAAATGTCTCAGATGCGCTGCTGCTGCGGCCAGTCTTTTTTTGAATGGAAATGCCTCCAATATATTCATGTCACCTGAAAAATAGgtgtcggtcctatttctagcatgcacgcgtttccTGAGATGTGCGTGTCAttcaggcagtgtgcaagctctaacctgttaacatgggagcccaaaaaaaaacggacacgccacgcagctgacacgctcatgccacgcagccggctacacactgcctgcgtgttCGGCTTGAGCTGCGGCCGAAAATGCTAAAAATAGGCCAgatgcctatttttcacgtgacatgcaagcgtgttggaagcgtttccaggcaacatatgttaaaagatgtttatatgtcattttgacacaaatacatttaataaatgatattttgatgtttgaatgtctcgaggttttgacacaaatgcagatatataagtgtaatttaaaaaaatgtttaatcaattttcaaatattgcacctgtcaatacagaacgtgtatattctgtatacgaatattctgtagcctattttgccgtcaatactgccaacgttgtctttgctgtaatcaaatcagtatatatataaatatataatatatatatatatatatatatatatatatatatatatatatatatatatttattttaacattaagtATTACTActgcattttatcaatgggaaacatacatgtgtacagacaaggctagcagccgCAGCGCCGCATCaaacacgtttctggtgtgcaatgACATGCAActgacatgcaacagaaacgccacgctagcagtgtgtagccggccttggAGCTATAGGGCCCTATCGTATACCATGTGCATTGCAGCGCCAAGTTGAGCGCAAGTGTGCTCGTTTTAGACTGTCTATTTAGATcctaaaatagggcccatagacTTGTTGAGATttaaacagattttctttttgaaaatccCATAGaaatactaggcctatataaaattgATCTACATAAGATTGctgtttattatatttcaaaaCGGTTGTGGCTGTCTCTGTGATTGTGTCTCTGTACTTGTGTACCTGTGTATCTGTGAAAGGGAGGATGAGACATAGTGTCCGAGATATTGAATTGGGGTGAAAATCGAGATGTAAATCTGACATTTTATTCATAGGCTTTGTTTATATTCAGTATCCAAACAATATGTGGTTTCAAACATTCTAAACTCTACTGTGGACATTGTTGAAATGTTGTCTGTGCAGAAGTCATGTCAGTTTTCACGCCTACCCGCTtaccctctttttttctctactTTATCCTTCTCCATTCAAACCTCTCACCCCATCTCTGTTCCAACTGTGTCCTACATAAAGATGCCTGGATCTAAAAAGTCCTGTATCTCCTGTCACGCCATGATTGGCGTGGCAAGAAAGAAGTGCAACCTTTGTGGAAGGGAGCAGCCATACAAGGCAATTAAAAtgaataagttaaaaaaaattgaagaaaaacCACCAACAAAGTTCAATGCCGTAAAGGCACTGGATAGTGCCTTTATTGATGTAAGCATgttacattcatttattttctagTTAATTGTTCATTCAGgtatctgtgtatgtgcaaacaaaaaacatatggtgttttgttcttgttttgttaCAGTTACATAAATTGAAAGCAGTGGGGTTCTACCCCCTGCTCCTGGTGGCGAAGCAGGGGAAGAAGAAGTTTAAGGCCCAGCTGCTCCACCTGGAAGAGCAGCCATCCAGGGAGACGATGAAGGCATTTGCCACAATTAAAGGGGTCTTCGAGACCTTCCTCAACTGTAAGCATACATATTCagtttaataacaaaataatcagTTTCTCATACTTTATTGTACTTTATTGAACCACATAACAGTACATTCTGTTTCACAAAGCctacaaattaaaatattatttatcttttttttgtttaatctaCATCTGTTGAAGgattaaaaacatttcatagGAATGGTTTATTGACAATTCACTGACAGCCAATGTTATGctggtgtttttttccccccacaatcAGAGTAAAGTTACATATAAAGTTACATATTTGCATATATTTGTAGTGTTTATTTAAGCAAGATAGGCCAGAGAACCAACGAcctcttttttatttagttgttttttcaaaaatggttACTACATATACCTGGATTTAATAACATAAAGCTACAGCAAAGAGAGAGGGTTAGGACAAAAGGGCTTTGTTGTGATATGATACATAACACGATGCAGGGTTTATGAGTCAATGTAttgaaatttttatttttttttatagcacatttcagcaacagggcaattcaaattgctttacataaaacattaaagagcagttagaaaacaatttaaaacaatttaaaaacattaaaagacaagaataaaatttacagtgcaatataagaatttaaagacaGACATCTCAAGCAGTTCGGTCCATATTTTTGGCTCATCTCACCAACAATGGGTCCTGAGGCTTGACATGGCTTGAGGTTTCGTTACCCATGATGACAGaaactttattatatttttcaatgtgatcgtcaccacaaggctaagttatttttttttcgcaAACCTTTGTCAAAACCCGGAACGGACTCGCAGACCGTCTCttatctttgtttttaattgaataGTCTCGCAGACTACGCCTGTTCAATTGTAATTGTGTAGACTCTCAACCTATCTTTGTGTGTAAGGAGATATTCTAATTTCTGTGACATTATAAAGGCATTATCATGTGCATAacattgttttgaaaatgtatacagtatatatactgtatatatgtctgtatatacagtatagtaaaATATCGCAATACTCAAATTTATTGATTTTACAAAAAATGGTATATAAACATTACAAATAACGGTATAAATTGAGTTAATTAATAATAGCATACAATTACAATAGAGGTACAATATGAATATTGAGGTAAATGTTTTGAGCCTGCAAGACTTAAAACCTGTCCCACACTAGCCTCATTATGTCTGTGAATACAATGCATATTGAATGTAATGCATATTTTTATGTCAACAGTTTTTATATTTGTGACATGACATTTCTCAACTATAACCCTTCATAACAGTAATGAAGAGACTGTGATtacttacattttatatttattccaTAGTGCCTAAGCCTGCTGCATCCACCTATCTTACACCTTACCCCAGCACTCCCACCCTGGCTCCCACTACCCTCACCCTACCTCCACCAACCCTCATGACTCCCACCCTGATTCCCCCAACCATCACCACCCTGCCTCCCCCTGCAATTTCTACTCTCACCCTGCCTTCCTCTGCCCTCAACCTGTCTCCCCTCACCACTCCCACCTTACAAACCCTCACCACTTCCAATCTGCCTACCCTCACCACTCACATCCTACCTCCTCCTACCCTCACCACTCACATCCTACCTACTCCTACCCTCACCACTCCCACCCTACCTACCCTCACCACTCACATCCTACCTACTCCTACCCTCACCACTCCCACCCTACCTACCCTCACCACTCACATCCTACCTACTCCTACCCTCACCACTCCCACCCTACCTACCCTCACCACTCCCACCCTACCTCCTCCCCTTCTCACTCCCACCCTACCTCCTCCTACCCTTCTCACTCCCACCCTACCTCCTCCCCTTCTCACTCCCACCCTACCTACCCTCACCACTCCCACCCTACCTCCTCCCCTTCTCACTCCCACCCTACCTACCCTCACCACTCCCACCCTACCTCCTCCCCTTCTCACTCCCACCCTACCTACCCTCACCTTGCTACTCCCACCCTGCCAGCCACTGTCACCACTTTACCTGGAAATTTTTGATGGGAATGTCCTTCGTGAAAGACATAAAAAGGTTGGTATCTGAGGGAAATGAAAGTGCATTAACAGTAGATAGGCTGTTAAAGTGGGGTAGCATAGTGGCTAAGGAACTATGCTAGCATTCATTAGCCAGAAAAAGttgtgggttcaattcccagtTGCCACCGTTGTGCCTTTAAGCAGGACACTTAACTTCTAGTTGATCTGGGGAGACTGGCCCTTGTAATAATTGACATATGTAAGTTGCTTTAGATAAAAGCGATAAGTATAACTAGAAATGCAATTCCAAGAAATCACCAGTGCATGAAAATGCAAAAGATGATATGTAAAATATCATATGGGTCATTCCGTGTCGAATCAGACAAAATCCAGGAAAATGGTTGCTGGACCATCTCAGATTTTGCTCAAAGTTTGTTTACCTAATATTTAGGTCCCAAAAGTAAGACctgtaaaatatttgtattaaattCCAATGTTTTCATACATATTTTCACCCTTAACGTATCATTTTTACTATCTCAGAAATACCTCATCTTGGAGGCCATGTTTGGGCATTAATATCTTGAAAAGTATAATTTTAACCGCCCAAACTTTGTAGGGTGGAACGTAGACATGTTCTTGGTATGATTGTACTGCATGCCCATTAGTTTTATATAAGGCCCTAGATATggaaaaaaacttggaaaactGGTGATTTTGAGGGCCTTGTAAACAGATTTTTCTGTATCCACATGGCACCAATAATTACTTTGTTTGCTTTGTCTAATACTTAATTAACGTTGAGGCAgtatttagattagattagattaaactttattgtcattgtgcagagtacaagtacaaagacaacaaaatgcagtttgcatctagccagaagtgaaaaaaaagtgcaatgtgatttTCAAGTATAGACAGAACAAGTGTATAATAGTGCAGTgtacagttggtttacagaaggtggtttggagtaatataaattaaatataaatattagggctgcaacgatTCTTcgaataactcgaataattcgattacaaaaatCTTCAAGCaaaattctttctttcttgcctCAAGCtttcgttaaatcaatgtaattaagGTTGTACGGCTCACTGTGTCTCCTCACGGAGGATTATTACTAGCGACCAAGAGGTGTGTGCTTCTGCATGGACACAAGACTGACGGCCCATattacaaatgaaggaagactaaaaaaaaaagcgagggtctaagagaagagacaggcgagAGAATGCTGCTACATCTCTGTAACAAACATCCAGTGTACTCATCCATTCCATGGAGCCAACACGACACAAGGTAGCTGACGCTCTGCTGCTCTCGCCCACCGCGCTGTTTACACAACCAGCCtgcagcatgctactctgctaatagcgatgttttaccaagctaaaacgaaagctgtcggtttgtagtgtAACTTTTATTAGTTTGCTTCTAATCTTTGGAAATGTAGCTGCTTCCGGAGACAAAACGGCTCCTCCCCCAGCatgcattctttattctttctcttcaccatagatatatctatgctcctcactgtgtattaggctgtgtatttgcatatccagtgcaaagagccagaggcaagaaggggaattgggtaaaaaaaatattaacatttgggccaccaaaaatttactattgtaatgtatttctttttaaggttcttggaatttggcaataaaaaaggttgtttttttctaaaaaggAAACCAgtcttttgtatatatacaagcgacaggtttcctttttttagtaaacagcaatagtaaatatttattattgctgtttaccaagtatttcttactaagtatttcttatccgattaatcaatggaataatcGTAGAATATTCGatgactaaaataatcgatagcggCAAGCCCTAATAAATATGTGTAGTGTATTAGCAGCtaccttataagagcagaataaatatggctatgtaatatgaacaacatgtacagatacgGGCAATGTAGTAGCATTGACATAATAATGGTTGTAAAATATAGATATACTATGCAGTGtatatattataagaaaaactgaataaatatggatattcagtatgaaccatatagacagatatgtaaagtatgtacagctatgtgcagtgtggtaacagtaccattgtattgcagaaacagtaacattataagagtagtaagaataagtgtatgtgcaggatAAATAGTATGACGATGGTCTTTAAATAGATTTGTCATCCAGTCCTGTTTGGGTTCTACTATCTTATTGTTGCTGTCACAGTAACCAAACTGAAGTTCATCCACCACTCCAGAAGCCACAAACTCTTGGAAGTTTGGGACTCCAGAAGATCCAGTTACGAATAACTTGATTGAGTGTTTCACTGCAGGACAAACATGGTTTATAgattcagtaaaaaaaatataaaaacatcatcatcatcacactcATGGAGAATATGAGGTATTCAGTATGATTCAGTTAAAACAAatatctcatcatcatcatgttgaAGCTAAAGTGAAACTAAACTACAGGTGTGTCCCGGAGCTCCACAGGAACAGGAAGTGGAAAGTGAAGATTCATATATaacctttattttaaaatctggCATATCATTGAGGTCTGCCTCATCTTCAATGA
This window encodes:
- the LOC114568547 gene encoding platelet glycoprotein Ib alpha chain-like is translated as MRDSPRSALRKDHTRKLHKLKAVGFYPLLLVAKQGKKKFKAQLLHLEEQPSRETMKAFATIKGVFETFLNLPKPAASTYLTPYPSTPTLAPTTLTLPPPTLMTPTLIPPTITTLPPPAISTLTLPSSALNLSPLTTPTLQTLTTSNLPTLTTHILPPPTLTTHILPTPTLTTPTLPTLTTHILPTPTLTTPTLPTLTTHILPTPTLTTPTLPTLTTPTLPPPLLTPTLPPPTLLTPTLPPPLLTPTLPTLTTPTLPPPLLTPTLPTLTTPTLPPPLLTPTLPTLTLLLPPCQPLSPLYLEIFDGNVLRERHKKVGI